In Phytoactinopolyspora mesophila, the following are encoded in one genomic region:
- a CDS encoding sigma-70 family RNA polymerase sigma factor encodes MAIQGVRAHEPDDSLIGRSLRQSSAQGEAQLSLGEEFDAVLGAARTGAPWAFERIYGDLAPAVAGYARMQGSAEPEDLCSDVFMGVFAGLPSFSGSEKQFRSWVFTIAHRRLVDERRRRSRRHSTPIADVEAFDRPGGDVEEDALDVLGKRRVHALCAELSGDQREVLLLRVVADLTVEQVAQVVGKSPGAIKALQRRGLTALRKKLSREGVTL; translated from the coding sequence GTGGCCATCCAGGGTGTCCGGGCACACGAGCCCGACGACTCCCTCATTGGTCGATCTCTCAGGCAGAGCAGCGCTCAAGGGGAGGCTCAGCTGTCGCTCGGCGAAGAATTCGATGCTGTGCTCGGCGCGGCGCGCACAGGCGCGCCGTGGGCATTTGAGCGCATTTACGGTGATTTGGCACCCGCCGTTGCCGGCTATGCCCGGATGCAAGGCTCCGCTGAGCCGGAAGACCTGTGCAGCGACGTGTTCATGGGGGTCTTCGCGGGCCTCCCGTCGTTCTCCGGATCCGAGAAACAGTTCCGGTCCTGGGTGTTCACCATCGCCCACCGCCGTTTGGTCGACGAACGGCGGCGCAGGTCACGTCGGCACAGCACACCCATCGCCGACGTGGAGGCCTTCGACCGCCCGGGCGGCGACGTCGAGGAAGATGCGCTCGACGTGCTCGGAAAACGTCGCGTGCACGCATTGTGCGCGGAACTGTCCGGCGATCAGCGCGAGGTGTTGCTGCTGCGCGTCGTTGCCGACCTGACGGTCGAACAGGTCGCCCAGGTCGTGGGCAAGTCGCCTGGTGCGATCAAAGCGTTGCAGCGGCGAGGGCTCACCGCGCTCCGGAAGAAGTTGTCGCGGGAGGGCGTAACCCTATGA
- a CDS encoding response regulator: MIATLVVEDDPRIADAHARYVQRVRGFTVAGIAHSGAEALRFPRLDDVDLVLLDFYLPDMTGLDVCRTLRAHGRTVDIIAVTSAHDIEIVRSAVAHGIVQYLLKPFTFAAFRDKLERYAEFRQRLQSGGRTAAQQDVDRALAALRGTAGGPLPKGMSTETLEAVTTQLRRASHGLSASEMGELLGTARVTARRYLEFLVEKGSVSREPRYGQTGRPEQLYRWTAS, translated from the coding sequence ATGATCGCCACGTTGGTGGTGGAGGACGACCCACGAATCGCCGACGCACACGCACGCTACGTCCAGCGCGTGCGCGGTTTCACCGTCGCGGGTATCGCGCACAGCGGCGCCGAGGCACTGCGATTCCCCCGCCTGGACGACGTCGACCTCGTGCTGCTGGACTTCTATCTGCCGGACATGACCGGCCTCGACGTGTGTCGCACCCTGCGTGCGCACGGCCGGACAGTGGACATCATCGCCGTGACGTCCGCGCACGACATCGAGATCGTCCGGTCCGCCGTCGCACACGGCATCGTGCAGTACCTGCTCAAGCCGTTCACGTTCGCCGCGTTCCGCGACAAGCTGGAACGTTATGCCGAATTCCGGCAGCGCCTCCAGTCGGGTGGCCGCACCGCTGCCCAACAGGATGTGGATCGCGCGTTAGCCGCCCTCCGGGGCACCGCCGGCGGGCCGTTGCCGAAGGGCATGAGCACGGAAACGCTCGAGGCGGTGACAACGCAACTCCGCCGAGCCTCACACGGCCTCTCGGCCAGCGAAATGGGCGAGCTGCTCGGGACCGCGCGTGTCACGGCCCGGCGATACCTCGAGTTTCTCGTCGAGAAGGGCTCGGTCTCCCGGGAGCCGCGCTACGGGCAGACCGGCCGTCCTGAGCAGCTTTACCGATGGACCGCCTCCTGA
- a CDS encoding sensor histidine kinase encodes MNTRLRDRVPGRARSLLPRSLAQQLFALQLALILLLVIAGGVLAYLNARHDSEAEAERRALSLAHALAELPDVHTALADGNPAASLQPLAESVRVATGTDFIVFMGTDRTRYSHPTPDRIGEQFLGTVEPALAGQSLTETYQGTLGPSVRAVVPIYLEADAEPAALLSIGILQDRIWDELRPRLFSIIGIALLALGVAALGSLAISRRLDRQTLGLGPVEITRMYEHHEAVLHSVREGLLVLNADAEVVLANDEAVHLLGLPDDHEGRTVRELGITGALADTLTAGEPVSDQLHVFGDRVLVVNQQRTSKDGRELGAVVTLRDHTELESLTGELESARGFADALRAQAHEAANRLHTVITMVEMGEPERAVEFATAELESTQQLADQLIGAVTEPALSALLLGKAAQAHQRGIDFTVTPDTVVPDTFLPSRELVTLVGNLVDNAMDAAATGPPPRAVTVTARLDEAELVIRVGDSGPGFDPANLDDAFAWGWSTKDTGHTRVSPGRGLGLALVRQIVTRYGGQAYVEHESGSAVIVRLPRPHDDRPAAAPEPPALDQTLERGP; translated from the coding sequence ATGAACACGCGGCTCAGGGATCGCGTCCCCGGACGGGCGCGGTCCCTGCTCCCGAGGAGCCTGGCGCAACAGCTCTTCGCCCTCCAACTGGCGCTGATTCTCCTCCTTGTCATCGCCGGAGGGGTTCTCGCCTACCTCAACGCCCGCCATGACAGCGAGGCGGAAGCAGAGCGTCGTGCCCTGAGTTTGGCTCACGCACTGGCCGAACTCCCGGACGTGCACACGGCTCTCGCCGACGGCAATCCGGCCGCCTCGCTGCAACCGCTGGCCGAGTCGGTCCGGGTGGCCACCGGCACCGACTTCATCGTGTTCATGGGCACCGACCGCACCAGATACTCGCACCCGACCCCGGACCGAATCGGCGAGCAGTTCCTCGGCACCGTGGAGCCCGCGCTGGCCGGACAGAGTTTGACCGAGACCTACCAGGGAACACTCGGTCCGTCCGTTCGCGCCGTCGTTCCGATCTACCTCGAGGCCGACGCCGAGCCGGCGGCCCTGCTATCCATCGGGATTCTCCAGGACAGGATCTGGGACGAGCTCCGCCCCAGACTGTTCTCCATCATCGGCATTGCGCTGCTCGCACTCGGCGTGGCCGCGCTCGGTTCACTGGCTATCAGCCGCCGGCTCGACCGGCAGACGCTGGGACTAGGACCCGTGGAGATCACCCGGATGTACGAGCACCACGAGGCGGTATTGCACTCGGTCCGGGAGGGACTGCTCGTGCTCAACGCCGATGCCGAGGTGGTGCTCGCCAACGACGAGGCCGTCCACCTGCTTGGCCTACCCGACGATCACGAAGGCCGAACCGTCCGAGAACTCGGAATCACCGGCGCGTTAGCCGACACACTCACGGCGGGCGAGCCGGTCAGCGACCAGCTCCACGTCTTCGGTGACCGCGTGCTTGTCGTCAACCAGCAGCGCACCTCGAAGGACGGCCGGGAACTCGGGGCCGTCGTCACGCTGCGTGACCATACCGAGCTGGAATCGCTGACGGGTGAACTCGAATCGGCGCGCGGATTCGCCGACGCGCTCCGGGCTCAGGCCCATGAAGCCGCCAACCGATTGCACACCGTCATCACCATGGTCGAAATGGGCGAGCCGGAACGCGCCGTCGAATTCGCCACGGCCGAACTCGAGTCCACCCAGCAACTCGCCGATCAGCTCATCGGCGCGGTGACCGAACCGGCGCTGTCCGCACTGCTTCTCGGCAAAGCCGCGCAGGCACATCAGCGCGGCATCGATTTCACGGTCACTCCCGACACTGTGGTCCCGGATACGTTTCTCCCGTCCCGGGAGCTGGTCACACTCGTCGGCAACCTGGTCGACAACGCGATGGATGCCGCGGCTACCGGACCGCCCCCGCGCGCGGTGACCGTGACCGCGCGGCTCGACGAGGCCGAACTGGTGATCAGGGTTGGCGATTCCGGCCCAGGGTTCGACCCTGCGAATCTCGACGATGCGTTCGCCTGGGGCTGGTCGACCAAGGACACCGGCCATACCCGCGTCTCACCCGGCCGCGGCCTGGGGTTGGCGCTCGTTCGGCAGATCGTCACCCGATACGGCGGTCAGGCGTATGTCGAACACGAAAGCGGCTCCGCCGTCATCGTCCGCCTGCCCCGTCCCCACGACGATCGGCCGGCAGCCGCACCTGAGCCGCCGGCCCTGGACCAAACACTGGAGCGAGGGCCATGA
- a CDS encoding SLC13 family permease, translated as MLPRRVIMAIGTRTTSPTEDHPLDAQHDTPEDVETQARASAGPRPGANESQLSPRRLWIGRVLGPVLAVMTYVLLPVDADLSNPARTTAAVAVLVAVWWMTEALPLATTALVPLVAFPLLGVLEMEDAAAPYASPTVFLFMGGFMIALAMQKWNLHKRIALHAMRIVGTKPRQIVLGVMIATWFLSMWVSNTATTLMMIPIGISVLALVGTGDGSEESRKNVRNFGVCLILAIAYAATIGGTSTLIGSPPNLIMAGFVEQNYGFSISFADWMKIGVPLSAVFLAIAWVLLTRVFYPTKIAEIAGGRQVIQSELSKLGRMSRGEWNVLVIFVGTAALWVFREQITGFEPLTSALPFMANLSDASIAIAAAVALFLIPTSFRRAEGTLDWRTAQAGIPWGVLLLFGGGLSLAKAVQDTELSTYIGIKVGELGGLPTVLLIAAICLVVLLLTELTSNTATAATFLPVLGGVAVGLGLDPLLLLVPAAIAATCSFMLPVGTPPNAIIFGTGRVTMGQMIRAGFWLNLIGVVLITGAVMLLGAWAMGISF; from the coding sequence ATGTTGCCCCGGAGGGTCATCATGGCTATCGGCACGAGGACGACCAGCCCGACAGAGGACCACCCGCTCGATGCCCAGCACGACACACCCGAAGACGTGGAGACACAGGCGCGCGCCTCGGCGGGACCCCGGCCCGGCGCCAACGAATCCCAGCTGTCCCCGCGGCGGCTCTGGATCGGCCGGGTTCTGGGCCCGGTATTGGCCGTGATGACCTACGTGCTGCTGCCAGTAGACGCGGACCTGTCGAACCCGGCCCGCACGACCGCCGCAGTTGCGGTGCTCGTCGCCGTGTGGTGGATGACGGAGGCACTTCCGCTGGCCACCACCGCACTTGTTCCGCTCGTCGCGTTCCCGCTACTCGGCGTCCTGGAAATGGAAGACGCAGCGGCGCCGTACGCCTCGCCGACCGTGTTCCTGTTCATGGGCGGATTCATGATCGCGCTCGCGATGCAGAAATGGAACCTGCACAAACGGATCGCGCTGCACGCGATGCGCATCGTCGGCACCAAACCCCGCCAGATCGTGCTCGGCGTGATGATCGCTACGTGGTTCCTGAGTATGTGGGTCAGCAACACCGCCACCACGCTGATGATGATCCCGATCGGGATCAGTGTGCTGGCGTTGGTAGGAACCGGCGATGGCAGCGAGGAGTCGAGAAAGAACGTCCGCAACTTCGGCGTCTGCCTCATCCTCGCGATCGCGTATGCCGCCACCATCGGCGGTACGTCGACGTTGATCGGCAGCCCGCCGAATCTGATCATGGCCGGCTTCGTGGAACAGAACTACGGCTTCTCGATCAGCTTCGCGGACTGGATGAAGATCGGCGTGCCATTGTCGGCCGTCTTCCTGGCGATCGCCTGGGTCCTGCTCACCCGGGTGTTCTACCCGACGAAGATTGCCGAGATCGCCGGGGGCCGGCAGGTCATCCAGAGTGAGCTGAGCAAGCTGGGCCGGATGTCACGCGGCGAGTGGAACGTGCTGGTCATCTTCGTCGGCACGGCCGCTCTGTGGGTGTTCCGGGAGCAGATCACCGGCTTCGAACCGCTGACCTCGGCGTTGCCGTTCATGGCCAACCTGAGTGATGCCAGTATCGCCATCGCAGCCGCCGTCGCTCTGTTCTTGATCCCGACGTCGTTCCGGCGAGCCGAAGGAACACTCGACTGGCGCACGGCTCAAGCCGGCATTCCGTGGGGCGTGCTGCTGCTGTTCGGCGGCGGCCTGAGTTTGGCCAAAGCAGTCCAGGACACCGAACTGAGCACGTACATCGGCATCAAGGTCGGCGAACTCGGTGGGCTGCCCACGGTCTTGCTCATCGCGGCCATCTGCCTCGTCGTGCTTCTCTTGACAGAACTGACCAGCAACACCGCCACCGCAGCAACCTTCCTGCCGGTCCTGGGTGGAGTGGCGGTCGGACTGGGCCTCGACCCGCTCCTTCTGCTGGTGCCCGCAGCCATCGCCGCTACCTGCAGCTTCATGCTTCCGGTCGGCACCCCGCCGAACGCGATCATCTTCGGAACCGGCCGGGTGACGATGGGCCAGATGATCCGGGCCGGGTTCTGGCTCAACCTGATCGGTGTCGTGCTGATCACCGGCGCTGTGATGCTGCTGGGCGCTTGGGCGATGGGAATCAGCTTCTGA
- the gap gene encoding type I glyceraldehyde-3-phosphate dehydrogenase: MTVRVGINGFGRIGRNYSRALLAQGSDIEIVAVNDLTDAKSLAHLFKYDSILGVQKDVTAGDDTISAGGQTFKVLAERDPANLPWKDLGVDIVIESTGFFTDATKAKAHLDAGAKKVIISAPASNEDGTFVLGANHQDYDPAAHHVVSMASCTTNCLAPMAKVLNDSFGLERGLMTTIHAYTADQNLQDGPHKDLRRARAAAINMVPTSTGAAKAIGLVLPELKGKLDGFAVRVPTPTGSATDLTVTVSREASVDEVNSAFKAAADGELKGYLRYTEEPLVSSDIVTDPASCIFDSGLTRVIGDQVKIVGWYDNEWGYSNRLVDFTRYVGESL; encoded by the coding sequence GTGACCGTTCGTGTAGGGATCAACGGATTCGGACGAATCGGACGCAACTACTCCCGTGCTCTGCTGGCGCAGGGCTCGGACATCGAGATCGTCGCTGTCAACGACCTCACCGACGCCAAGTCGCTGGCGCACCTGTTCAAGTACGACTCCATTCTGGGTGTTCAGAAGGACGTGACCGCCGGAGACGACACGATCAGTGCCGGCGGTCAGACCTTCAAGGTGCTGGCTGAGCGTGACCCCGCCAACCTGCCGTGGAAAGACCTCGGCGTTGACATCGTGATCGAGTCCACCGGGTTCTTCACCGACGCCACCAAGGCGAAGGCGCACCTCGACGCCGGCGCCAAGAAGGTCATCATCTCTGCGCCCGCGTCCAACGAAGACGGCACGTTCGTCCTCGGCGCGAACCACCAGGACTACGACCCCGCCGCGCACCACGTCGTCTCCATGGCGTCGTGCACCACGAACTGCCTCGCGCCGATGGCGAAGGTGCTGAACGACTCGTTCGGGCTGGAGCGCGGCCTGATGACCACGATCCACGCGTACACCGCTGACCAGAACCTGCAGGACGGCCCGCACAAGGACCTGCGCCGGGCGCGTGCCGCCGCCATCAACATGGTTCCCACCAGCACCGGTGCGGCCAAGGCCATCGGTCTGGTGCTGCCCGAGCTCAAGGGCAAGCTGGACGGCTTCGCTGTCCGGGTTCCCACGCCCACCGGCTCGGCCACCGACCTCACGGTCACGGTGAGCCGCGAGGCGTCGGTCGACGAGGTCAACTCCGCCTTCAAGGCCGCCGCCGACGGCGAGCTCAAGGGCTACCTGCGCTACACCGAGGAGCCGCTGGTTTCCTCCGACATCGTCACCGACCCGGCCTCCTGCATCTTCGACTCCGGTCTCACCCGCGTGATCGGTGACCAGGTGAAGATCGTCGGCTGGTACGACAACGAGTGGGGTTACTCCAACCGTCTTGTCGACTTCACTCGCTATGTGGGCGAGTCCCTCTGA
- a CDS encoding phosphoglycerate kinase: MKTIERLGELRGRRVLVRSDLNVPLDGSTITDDNRVRASVTTIKELAEAGARVVVTAHLGRPKGTPEPKYSLAPVAERLSELLGADVAFATDTVGESAQKTVAGLGDGGVAVLENVRFDPRETSKDDAERGAMADELAALGDYFVSDGFGVVHRKQASVYDVAQRLPRAAGRLVEAEVEAFRKVLVSPERPYVVVLGGSKVSDKLGVIDNLIGKVDRLLIGGGMAFTFLAARGYGVGGSLLEADQVDTVRKYLEQAAQRGVEIVLPVDVVVAADIAADAETSVVSASAIPDDQKGLDIGPASIELFSGKLADAKTVVWNGPMGVFELAPFAAGTAQVGRAVSEIDGTSVVGGGDSAAAVHKLGLDASAFTHISTGGGASLELLEGKTLPGLAVLED, from the coding sequence TTGAAGACGATCGAACGATTGGGTGAGCTGCGAGGCAGGCGTGTCCTTGTGCGCTCCGACCTCAACGTTCCTCTCGACGGCTCCACCATCACCGACGACAACCGGGTGCGGGCTTCGGTGACCACCATCAAGGAACTGGCCGAGGCTGGTGCCCGCGTGGTGGTCACCGCGCACCTGGGTCGGCCGAAGGGGACGCCGGAGCCCAAGTATTCCCTCGCGCCGGTAGCTGAACGGCTCTCCGAGCTGCTCGGCGCCGACGTCGCCTTCGCCACGGACACCGTGGGCGAGAGCGCTCAGAAAACCGTCGCCGGTCTCGGTGACGGCGGCGTCGCCGTGCTTGAGAATGTCCGGTTCGATCCGCGTGAGACCAGCAAGGACGACGCCGAGCGCGGGGCGATGGCCGACGAGCTCGCCGCCCTGGGGGACTACTTCGTATCCGACGGATTCGGAGTGGTCCACCGCAAACAGGCCAGCGTGTACGACGTCGCTCAGCGGCTGCCGCGCGCGGCCGGCCGGCTGGTCGAAGCCGAGGTCGAGGCGTTTCGCAAGGTGCTGGTCTCGCCGGAGCGGCCCTACGTCGTCGTTCTCGGCGGGTCGAAGGTGTCGGACAAGCTCGGCGTCATCGACAATCTGATCGGCAAGGTGGACCGGCTGCTCATCGGTGGCGGTATGGCGTTCACGTTCCTCGCCGCGCGGGGCTATGGCGTTGGAGGCTCGCTCCTCGAGGCCGACCAGGTGGACACGGTGCGCAAGTACCTCGAGCAGGCTGCGCAGCGCGGAGTCGAGATCGTCTTGCCGGTGGACGTCGTCGTCGCCGCCGACATCGCGGCCGACGCCGAGACATCGGTGGTCAGCGCTTCGGCAATTCCCGACGACCAAAAGGGCCTCGACATCGGGCCGGCTTCGATCGAATTGTTCAGCGGTAAGCTCGCCGATGCCAAGACCGTCGTGTGGAACGGCCCGATGGGTGTGTTCGAGCTCGCGCCGTTTGCCGCCGGAACTGCGCAGGTAGGCCGGGCCGTCTCCGAGATCGACGGTACGAGCGTGGTCGGGGGTGGCGACTCCGCCGCCGCTGTCCACAAGCTGGGCCTCGACGCGTCGGCGTTCACTCACATCTCGACCGGTGGCGGGGCGTCACTCGAATTGCTCGAAGGTAAGACCCTGCCGGGTCTTGCGGTTCTGGAGGACTGA
- the tpiA gene encoding triose-phosphate isomerase: MAGNWKMNFNHLEAIALVQKLAFSLDPETFEKIDVAVLPPYTDIRSVQTLIDGDKLGITYGGQDLSAHDSGAYTGEISGAFLAKLGCSYVAVGHSERRQHHSESDELVNAKVKAALRHELTPILCIGEGLDVRQAGEHVAHTLAQLAGGLDGVSAAQASTVVVAYEPVWAIGTGEVATPDDAQEMAAEIRTRLSELYNAEVAAAVRVLYGGSVKAANVGPIMDQPDVDGTLVGGASLDADEFAAICRFDRR, encoded by the coding sequence ATGGCCGGCAACTGGAAGATGAACTTCAACCATCTCGAAGCGATCGCCCTCGTTCAGAAGCTGGCGTTCTCTCTCGACCCGGAGACCTTCGAGAAGATCGATGTCGCGGTGCTGCCGCCGTACACGGACATCCGCTCGGTGCAGACGCTGATCGACGGTGACAAGCTCGGCATCACCTACGGTGGTCAGGACCTGTCGGCGCACGATTCAGGTGCGTACACCGGCGAGATCTCCGGGGCCTTCCTGGCAAAGCTCGGATGCAGTTATGTGGCTGTCGGGCATTCCGAGCGGCGCCAGCACCACAGCGAGTCCGACGAGCTGGTGAACGCCAAGGTCAAGGCCGCGCTGCGCCATGAGCTCACGCCCATTCTCTGCATCGGTGAGGGGCTGGACGTGCGCCAGGCCGGTGAGCACGTCGCGCATACGCTGGCACAGCTGGCCGGCGGACTGGACGGTGTTTCCGCGGCCCAGGCGTCAACCGTTGTCGTGGCCTACGAGCCGGTGTGGGCCATCGGCACAGGTGAGGTGGCGACGCCGGATGATGCTCAGGAGATGGCCGCGGAGATCCGGACTCGCCTCAGTGAGCTTTACAACGCCGAGGTGGCTGCCGCGGTCCGGGTGCTGTACGGTGGCTCGGTGAAGGCAGCCAACGTCGGGCCGATCATGGACCAGCCGGATGTCGACGGCACGCTCGTGGGCGGGGCCAGTCTCGACGCCGACGAGTTCGCCGCGATCTGCCGCTTCGACCGTCGTTGA
- the secG gene encoding preprotein translocase subunit SecG encodes MDVVFAILLVLTSLLMLVLILMHKGKGGGLSDMFGGGMSASVGGSSVAERNLDRLTIAVALVWVSCIVALGLMA; translated from the coding sequence GTGGATGTCGTGTTTGCGATCCTGCTAGTGCTCACGAGCCTGCTGATGCTCGTGTTGATCTTGATGCACAAGGGCAAAGGCGGTGGCCTGTCCGATATGTTCGGCGGCGGTATGTCGGCCTCTGTTGGTGGCTCGTCGGTCGCTGAGCGAAACCTGGACCGCTTGACCATCGCGGTCGCGCTGGTCTGGGTTTCGTGCATCGTCGCGCTCGGGCTGATGGCATGA
- a CDS encoding RNA polymerase-binding protein RbpA, protein MAGGNAIRGSRVGAGPMGEDERGDSAPRRQVTYYCTQGHVSAPFFSMEADVPESWDCLRCGSPASQDQANPPPSPRAEPYKTHLAYVKERRSDEDGAAILEEALAALRQRRRL, encoded by the coding sequence GTGGCCGGTGGAAATGCGATCCGGGGAAGCCGGGTGGGAGCTGGCCCGATGGGGGAGGACGAGCGTGGCGATTCCGCGCCCCGCCGTCAGGTGACGTACTACTGCACTCAAGGCCACGTCAGTGCGCCGTTCTTCTCGATGGAAGCCGATGTGCCGGAGTCGTGGGACTGCCTTCGCTGTGGTTCGCCGGCTAGCCAGGATCAGGCGAACCCGCCGCCGTCGCCGCGTGCTGAGCCGTACAAGACACATCTGGCCTATGTCAAAGAACGGCGCAGCGACGAGGACGGCGCTGCCATCCTCGAGGAAGCATTGGCCGCGCTGCGGCAGCGCCGTCGGCTCTAG
- a CDS encoding SulP family inorganic anion transporter, translating to MKTPKRRPRAMRRRIPPPARGDLIAGISVALVLVPQSLAYAELAGLPPVHGLYAAAAAPIAAALIGSSPYLQTGPVALTSLLTLGALSPLAVTGSATFISYAAVLAILVGAARVMLGLLRWGALAYFMSIPVITGFTVAAAVLIIGSQIPDLLAVPADSGNPARAAADALSQPGNWSIAPLLIGFAVIVIVAAGRKISAAVPWVLIATAAALVASRTGIIDVPEIGHIPTGMPPVSLDLPWQAVPQLIVPALLIALVGFAEPASIARKYAAADRQAWSPNREFLGQGLANLAAGAAGGYPTGGSFSRSALNRHAGAKTRWSGAVTGVTVLAMLPIVDVLSQLPVAVLAGLVIVAAISLVDLKPFGEYWRNSRPQFLVAVPTFVATLILAPRVERGLLIGIALAFAVHLWREMRIDVTTRLDDRVLHVHPEGVLYFASAPMLETHLTGLLAEHPDLTSVIIDVHRLGRLDLTGLMALRNFAQQAGDFGVEVEVHNVPEHARERAHRVLEPVCRVVTTEPD from the coding sequence GTGAAGACACCGAAGCGTCGGCCGAGGGCGATGAGACGACGGATTCCGCCGCCCGCGCGTGGAGATCTCATCGCCGGCATCAGCGTCGCGCTCGTGCTCGTGCCGCAATCACTGGCCTATGCCGAACTCGCCGGCCTGCCGCCGGTCCACGGACTGTATGCAGCGGCCGCGGCCCCGATCGCGGCCGCCCTGATCGGCTCGTCGCCCTACCTGCAAACCGGTCCGGTCGCGCTGACCAGTCTGCTCACCCTGGGCGCGCTCTCGCCGCTCGCCGTGACCGGCTCAGCCACCTTCATCTCGTACGCGGCGGTGCTGGCCATCCTGGTGGGAGCAGCTCGCGTGATGCTCGGCCTGCTGCGCTGGGGCGCACTGGCCTACTTCATGTCGATACCCGTGATCACCGGCTTCACCGTGGCCGCCGCGGTGCTGATCATCGGCTCTCAGATCCCGGACCTGCTGGCTGTCCCAGCTGACTCCGGCAACCCGGCCCGGGCTGCCGCCGACGCGCTGTCCCAGCCCGGCAACTGGAGCATCGCGCCCCTGCTGATCGGCTTCGCCGTGATCGTCATCGTCGCCGCCGGGCGGAAGATATCCGCTGCCGTCCCGTGGGTGCTCATCGCGACCGCTGCCGCACTCGTGGCCAGCCGCACCGGCATCATCGACGTCCCCGAGATCGGGCACATCCCCACCGGCATGCCGCCGGTTTCACTGGACCTGCCGTGGCAGGCGGTACCGCAGTTGATCGTCCCGGCGTTGCTGATCGCGCTCGTCGGCTTCGCCGAACCAGCGTCCATAGCCCGCAAGTACGCTGCCGCCGACCGTCAGGCCTGGAGCCCCAACCGCGAGTTCCTCGGACAGGGTTTGGCGAATCTTGCCGCTGGAGCCGCGGGCGGCTACCCGACCGGCGGTTCGTTCTCCCGCTCCGCGCTGAACCGTCATGCCGGCGCCAAGACCCGCTGGAGTGGCGCGGTGACCGGGGTGACTGTCCTGGCCATGCTGCCCATCGTCGATGTGCTGTCGCAGCTGCCGGTGGCGGTTCTCGCCGGTCTGGTGATCGTCGCCGCGATCTCATTGGTCGACCTCAAACCCTTCGGCGAGTACTGGCGCAACTCACGTCCACAGTTCCTGGTCGCGGTGCCGACATTCGTGGCCACGCTAATCCTCGCTCCGCGGGTGGAGCGTGGCCTACTGATCGGGATCGCACTCGCGTTCGCTGTGCACCTCTGGCGCGAGATGCGCATCGACGTGACGACGCGGCTGGACGATCGTGTGCTGCACGTGCACCCGGAAGGTGTGCTCTACTTCGCCTCGGCTCCGATGCTCGAAACGCACCTGACCGGCCTGCTGGCCGAACATCCCGACCTCACCTCAGTGATCATCGACGTGCACCGGCTCGGGCGGCTGGATCTGACCGGACTGATGGCGTTGCGCAATTTCGCTCAGCAAGCCGGCGACTTCGGCGTCGAGGTAGAAGTCCACAACGTTCCCGAGCATGCCCGCGAACGTGCCCACCGGGTCCTGGAACCGGTCTGCCGCGTCGTCACCACCGAACCCGATTAA
- a CDS encoding MurR/RpiR family transcriptional regulator yields MAGPKGTLVRIRGLLPSLNPAEQRVGEAVLEDPAGVAIASITALARAARTSEATVVRFCRSAGFSGYAQLRLALAVDVSRSETSTERLVGTDVERSDDLEQIIGKIAAADERAITETADGLDREILGKVVDAVSAARRIELFGVGTSGLVIADLGLKLRRIGRQAFAWSDVREALSTAALMTDADVAIGVSYTGATGDTVDALAEARERGATTVAVTNFARSPITEQADYVLTTAARETTFRVGAMASHHAQLTVADILFVAVAQRSYDDTLRALEITFEAVGRRGHGTSRQS; encoded by the coding sequence ATGGCTGGTCCGAAGGGCACGCTGGTTCGAATCCGCGGTCTTCTGCCGTCGCTCAACCCGGCAGAGCAGCGGGTGGGTGAGGCGGTGCTGGAGGATCCGGCCGGTGTCGCCATCGCCAGCATCACCGCACTTGCCCGTGCGGCCCGGACATCCGAGGCGACCGTGGTCCGCTTCTGCCGTTCCGCGGGGTTCTCGGGGTACGCGCAGTTGCGCCTGGCACTGGCCGTGGACGTCAGCCGCAGTGAAACGAGCACCGAGCGGCTGGTCGGCACCGATGTGGAACGATCCGATGATCTCGAACAGATCATCGGCAAGATCGCCGCCGCGGATGAGCGTGCCATCACCGAGACAGCCGATGGTCTCGACCGCGAGATCCTCGGCAAGGTCGTCGACGCGGTGAGCGCCGCGCGGCGGATCGAGCTGTTCGGTGTGGGGACATCCGGTCTGGTCATCGCCGACCTGGGGCTCAAACTGCGCCGGATCGGTCGGCAGGCGTTTGCGTGGTCGGACGTGCGTGAAGCGCTGTCGACGGCGGCACTGATGACTGATGCGGACGTCGCCATAGGGGTGTCCTACACCGGCGCCACCGGGGACACGGTCGACGCTTTGGCCGAGGCGCGGGAACGTGGGGCCACCACAGTGGCTGTCACGAACTTCGCCCGGTCGCCCATCACCGAACAAGCCGACTATGTGCTCACGACGGCGGCACGCGAAACGACCTTCCGGGTCGGGGCGATGGCCAGTCACCACGCACAGCTGACCGTCGCCGACATCCTGTTCGTCGCTGTCGCGCAGCGTTCGTACGACGACACGCTGCGCGCCCTGGAGATCACGTTCGAAGCCGTCGGCCGTCGCGGCCACGGCACGTCACGACAGTCGTAG